A single genomic interval of Coccidioides posadasii str. Silveira chromosome 1, complete sequence harbors:
- a CDS encoding uncharacterized protein (EggNog:ENOG410PP99~COG:S~BUSCO:9347at33183), which produces MPKLLSIPFVSPASPRTSAARFIRRYSSSTIPAAPSPLQRTQSQVQSPASPSLPGRSLARLRSERETSSQLLWFTAAQPTLISRSDARSLDGKSERVKNHKPVDERIVKLGKTLRILTEQLPTLLVNPLPQEILSPNITLHLFPSTHPHLPTVKGRVAYRAALWTAPVAWGSVPIVGNVRLQIMSERMVRGGAMSDFNGENNSGDEKLVVRWMTEGGASNSSSNSGNKAGSGNSASDGSKGEVKGTGNSATSASSASNGTNRGLSVLLGGEAPIFKLGKEEQFTGLFIFSFDEEGRIATHTIEHADENSGWDRTAKVVTLTDWLLGKAKWGSREPSNAAPVLAVETPMGMCDKLRFRDGPQEFLKDRAPSECATCYDKRCWST; this is translated from the exons ATGCCCAAACTCCTCAGCATCCCATTCGTATCACCAGCATCTCCCAGGACATCGGCGGCGAGGTTCATCCGGCGCTATTCATCTTCCACAATCCCCGCAGCTCCGTCTCCTTTGCAAAGGACGCAGAGCCAAGTCCAAAGCCCCGCGTCTCCATCGCTGCCCGGACGATCTTTGGCCCGGTTGCGGTCTGAGCGCGAAACAAGCTCGCAGCTATTATGGTTCACTGCAGCACAGCCCACGTTAATATCCCGCAGCGATGCGCGATCTTTGGATGGGAAATCGGAGCGTGTTAAAAATCATAAACCGGTTGATGAGCGGATAGTCAAGCTAGGGAAGA CCCTCCGGATCCTTACTGAACAGCTACCTACCCTTCTTGTCAATCCACTCCCTCAGGAGATACTTTCTCCGAATATCACCCTCCACCTCTTCCCTTCCACGCACCCACATCTGCCGACCGTAAAGGGGAGAGTGGCGTATCGTGCCGCCCTATGGACAGCTCCGGTGGCATGGGGAAGCGTCCCGATAGTTGGAAATGTCCGATTACAGATTATGAGCGAGCGCATGGTGCGCGGAGGTGCCATGAGCGACTTCAACGGTGAAAACAACAGTGGCGACGAAAAACTTGTTGTGCGCTGGATGACGGAGGGTGGTGCTTCGAATTCCTCCTCGAACTCTGGAAATAAAGCTGGCTCTGGTAATTCTGCGTCCGACGGATCAAAGGGGGAAGTCAAAGGCACGGGTAATAGCGCAACATCGGCTTCTTCTGCATCGAATGGGACAAATAGAGGCTTAAGCGTACTACTCGGTGGCGAGGCGCCGATATTCAAGCTTGGAAAGGAGGAGCAGTTTACGGGATTGTTTATATTTTCGTTCGATGAAGAAGGCCGGATAGCGACGCATACGATTGAGCATGCGGACGAGAATTCGGGATGGGATCGAACTGCCAAGGTGGTAACGCTGACGGATTGGTTGCTTGGAAAAGCGAAATGGGGTTCAAGAGAGCCGTCGAATGCTGCGCCAGTGCTCGCGGTGGAGACGCCCATGGGTATGTGTGATAAATTGCGGTTTAGAGATGGCCCCCAAGAATTCTTAAAAGATCGAGCCCCAAGCGAGTGCGCAACATGCTACGACAAAAGGTGCTGGTCTACATGA